In the Gloeocapsa sp. PCC 73106 genome, TGAACAGTTGTGCAGAATTCTTAAAGATTTAAAGATGGGAGTTGAAACTAAAACTATTGAAGTTGTGGAGATAAAAAAGACTTGGTTCGAGGAAATATAAATATAAAATGTTAGTCATGACCAAGCGATCGCCTTAAAATCGCAGATGTATATGACAAAAAGTCAGTTAAACGTAGGTTCAATTCTGTTAAACTAAGCGGGAGAGTCGCCTCTCCGACTCGGGCGGGTAAGAGAGCATACGTCACCGCATCTCCCTCCCCCAAGAACCGTACGTGACTATTTCTAATCATACGGCTCGTGCTTCCTTGGCTTTCTCACCATGCCCTCTAAATTAGCCCACCTTAAATCAGCACGCCCTAAATTAGCACCCACTAAATTAGCACCCTTTAAATCTCTATTTGAAGTTGGATTGTTAAGAATATCCCAAACAAGTAG is a window encoding:
- a CDS encoding pentapeptide repeat-containing protein, with product MAAIISSQTQLWNKWRQDNLDVEIDLGHANLVDANLGGTKLNDTTQIDAKWLLVWDILNNPTSNRDLKGANLVGANLGRADLRWANLEGMVRKPRKHEPYD